Proteins from one Clostridium cellulovorans 743B genomic window:
- a CDS encoding winged helix-turn-helix transcriptional regulator yields MNNGIDCNVEFHNDNKYETKCPLIYALDIIGQKWKLPIMWYLFENNFTRYNELKRKVNGITNMMLTKSLKELEEHNLIVRIQHETIPPKVEYALTERGKALLPALSELSRWGEEQLKLDKSKSNS; encoded by the coding sequence ATGAATAATGGTATAGATTGCAATGTAGAATTCCATAATGATAATAAATACGAGACAAAATGTCCACTTATATACGCATTAGATATCATCGGCCAAAAGTGGAAGTTGCCTATCATGTGGTACTTATTTGAAAATAATTTCACTAGATATAATGAATTAAAACGAAAAGTTAACGGTATTACTAACATGATGCTTACAAAATCTTTAAAGGAACTAGAAGAACATAACCTTATTGTTAGAATCCAGCATGAAACCATTCCTCCTAAGGTTGAATATGCTCTAACAGAAAGGGGTAAAGCGCTACTTCCTGCATTAAGTGAATTGTCTAGATGGGGCGAAGAACAACTTAAACTTGATAAATCGAAATCAAATTCTTAA
- a CDS encoding flavodoxin family protein: MKVYAINGSPRKNKNTATLLQKALDGVKEAAKDKEVETEIINLYDLNYTGCKSCFACKRIGGTSYGKCAVKDDIHEVLEKISQADGVIFGSPIYFGTITGQLQSFLERLLFPYLVYDKNYSTISPKKMPIAFIYTMNVAEDFMDNVGYLSTFNKTESTIGRIFTKPSVMYSNNTYQFDDYSKYESSAFSEEEKAAHRKVQFPLDCEKAFEIGKSLIK; this comes from the coding sequence ATGAAGGTTTATGCTATTAATGGAAGTCCAAGAAAAAATAAGAATACGGCTACATTACTTCAGAAAGCTTTAGATGGAGTAAAAGAAGCTGCAAAAGATAAAGAAGTTGAAACTGAAATAATTAATTTATATGATTTAAATTATACTGGATGTAAAAGTTGCTTTGCCTGTAAAAGAATTGGCGGTACAAGTTATGGAAAATGTGCCGTAAAAGACGATATTCATGAAGTTTTAGAGAAAATATCTCAAGCTGATGGGGTTATTTTTGGTTCTCCAATATATTTTGGTACTATAACAGGCCAATTACAATCATTTTTAGAAAGACTATTATTCCCTTACTTGGTGTATGATAAGAATTATTCTACAATTTCACCGAAGAAGATGCCAATAGCATTCATTTATACAATGAATGTTGCAGAAGATTTTATGGATAATGTCGGATATTTATCAACCTTTAATAAAACTGAATCTACCATTGGACGTATATTTACAAAACCATCAGTTATGTATTCAAATAATACTTACCAATTTGATGATTACTCAAAATATGAATCTAGTGCCTTTTCTGAAGAAGAAAAGGCAGCTCATAGAAAAGTTCAATTTCCTTTAGATTGTGAAAAAGCATTTGAAATAGGTAAAAGTTTAATTAAGTAG
- a CDS encoding AraC family transcriptional regulator → MDWVKQLNESINYIEENLAGEISYEAISKIAGCSIYNFQRMFSYIADKPLSEYIRNRRLTMAAFDLLNSTERIIDISLKYGYESQDSFTRAFKNFHGVLPSSVRNETVQLKSCPKRSFQITIKGENHMNYQIEQWPAFRVMGISQKMKTSTAFEMVPKVWENAWKDGTMNRFIEKFPDYRPAGFLGIAQGGQWGESEEMEYIIAVTNYVDVPSCEHVPALEGMKEFAYPEATWAIFEANGELPEAIQKVYKQFYGEWLPNSGYELADLPVIECYMQDNHQEVWIAVIKK, encoded by the coding sequence ATGGATTGGGTTAAACAATTGAACGAGTCAATAAATTATATTGAGGAGAATCTTGCAGGTGAAATATCCTATGAAGCTATTTCAAAAATTGCCGGATGTTCTATTTATAATTTTCAAAGAATGTTTTCATATATAGCAGATAAGCCGTTGTCTGAATATATAAGAAACAGACGGTTAACTATGGCAGCCTTTGATTTATTGAATAGTACAGAGAGAATAATCGATATTTCTTTAAAGTATGGATATGAATCTCAAGATTCATTTACCAGGGCATTCAAAAATTTTCATGGAGTACTGCCTTCAAGTGTAAGAAATGAAACAGTTCAGTTAAAATCTTGTCCTAAGCGCTCCTTTCAAATTACGATAAAAGGAGAAAATCATATGAATTATCAAATTGAGCAATGGCCTGCATTCAGAGTAATGGGAATATCACAGAAAATGAAAACCTCAACAGCATTTGAAATGGTTCCGAAAGTTTGGGAGAACGCATGGAAGGACGGAACTATGAATAGGTTTATTGAGAAATTTCCTGACTATAGACCAGCAGGGTTTTTAGGAATCGCCCAAGGAGGGCAATGGGGCGAATCAGAGGAAATGGAATATATAATAGCAGTGACAAATTATGTAGATGTACCAAGCTGTGAACATGTTCCTGCACTGGAAGGGATGAAGGAATTTGCTTATCCTGAAGCAACATGGGCAATTTTCGAAGCTAATGGAGAACTGCCAGAAGCAATACAGAAGGTTTATAAACAATTTTATGGAGAGTGGCTACCTAATTCCGGCTATGAATTAGCGGATCTTCCGGTTATTGAGTGCTATATGCAGGATAATCATCAAGAGGTTTGGATAGCTGTTATAAAAAAATAG